One window from the genome of Bacillus weihaiensis encodes:
- the tadA gene encoding tRNA adenosine(34) deaminase TadA, giving the protein MNDRDYMNAAIEEARKAREIGEVPIGAVVVLGGEIIARAHNLRETEQRSIAHAEILAIDDACKAQGTWRLEEATLYVTLEPCPMCAGAIVLSRVKRVVYGATDPKGGCAGTLMNLLQEQRFNHQVDVLAGVEQEVCSSLLSDFFRELRVKKKKSED; this is encoded by the coding sequence ATGAATGATCGTGATTATATGAACGCTGCTATTGAAGAGGCGAGAAAAGCAAGGGAAATAGGCGAAGTACCAATTGGAGCGGTAGTTGTTTTAGGTGGAGAGATTATTGCAAGAGCACATAATTTACGTGAGACGGAACAGCGCTCCATTGCACATGCTGAGATTCTAGCGATTGATGATGCTTGTAAAGCTCAAGGGACTTGGAGGTTAGAGGAAGCAACTCTCTATGTTACATTGGAGCCATGTCCTATGTGTGCAGGAGCCATTGTATTATCTCGAGTAAAACGTGTTGTATACGGTGCGACTGATCCGAAAGGTGGTTGTGCTGGTACGCTTATGAATCTCCTCCAGGAGCAACGATTTAATCATCAAGTGGACGTTCTTGCAGGGGTGGAACAAGAAGTGTGTAGCTCGTTACTAAGTGATTTTTTTAGAGAGCTACGAGTAAAGAAAAAGAAAAGTGAGGATTAA
- a CDS encoding isochorismatase family cysteine hydrolase, with protein MTKPNRPVLLIIDMINDFQFDYGPILAEQANHISHKIYTLKRKIKNSSGSVIYINDHYQLWQADYQKIAKKCKNNLSEKIIQKLYPEDDDYFLIKPKHSAFYGTALNTLLFHLQCSELYITGVAGNICVLFTANDAYMREYQLFIPQDCIASNTSDDNTYALRMMENVLKANTQPSDQISFS; from the coding sequence ATGACTAAACCAAATCGTCCAGTATTATTAATCATTGACATGATCAATGATTTTCAATTTGATTATGGTCCTATTTTAGCAGAGCAAGCTAATCATATTTCACACAAGATTTATACATTAAAAAGAAAGATAAAAAATTCAAGTGGGTCTGTTATCTATATAAATGATCATTATCAATTATGGCAAGCTGATTATCAGAAAATCGCGAAGAAATGTAAAAATAACCTTAGCGAAAAAATCATCCAAAAATTATACCCGGAAGATGATGATTATTTTTTGATAAAACCTAAGCACTCTGCCTTTTACGGGACTGCCTTAAATACTCTATTATTTCATCTACAATGCAGTGAGCTTTATATCACTGGAGTAGCCGGGAACATCTGTGTTCTATTCACTGCAAACGATGCATACATGAGAGAATACCAATTGTTTATACCACAGGATTGTATTGCGTCTAATACATCAGATGACAACACATACGCTCTAAGAATGATGGAAAATGTGTTAAAAGCAAATACACAACCTTCTGATCAAATATCATTTTCCTAA